One Torulaspora globosa chromosome 5, complete sequence DNA window includes the following coding sequences:
- the RLP24 gene encoding ATPase-activating ribosome biosynthesis protein (ancestral locus Anc_5.233) has product MRIYQCHFCSSPVYPGHGIMFVRNDAKEFRFCRSKCHKAFKQRRNPRKLKWTKAFRKAAGKELAVDSTLTFAQRRNVPVRYNRELVQTTLKAMDRIEEIRQKRERAFYKNRMKGNEEREFLRDKALVEANPELLRMREVEMAEKLAKQQAEEEGEEEEEVDEEMEVESEEEEEQERKHKVVLKNKKKNSKKVAF; this is encoded by the coding sequence ATGAGAATTTACCAGTGCCACTTCTGCTCTTCACCCGTGTATCCCGGGCATGGTATAATGTTTGTTCGTAACGATGCCAAGGAATTCAGATTCTGTCGGTCGAAGTGCCATAAGGCGTTCAAGCAACGTCGTAATCCCCGTAAGTTGAAGTGGACCAAGGCCTTCAGGAAGGCTGCCGGGAAGGAATTGGCGGTGGACTCTACTTTGACTTTTGCCCAGAGGAGAAATGTGCCAGTGAGATATAACAGAGAGCTGGTACAGACGACTTTGAAGGCCATGGATagaattgaagagatcagACAGAAGCGTGAGAGGGCGTTCTACAAGAACAGAATGAAGGGCAACGAAGAGAGAGAGTTCTTGAGGGACAAGGCTCTCGTGGAGGCCAACCcagagctgctgagaaTGAGAGAGGTCGAAATGGCAGAAAAGCTGGCCAAGCAACAGGCGGAGGAAgagggagaagaagaagaagaggtAGACGAAGAGATGGAGGTcgaaagcgaagaagaggaggagcAAGAGCGGAAGCACAAGGTGGTgttgaagaacaagaagaagaactccAAAAAAGTTGCATTTTAA
- the PAM18 gene encoding Pam18p (ancestral locus Anc_5.232): MSGNGVNDRNVLEVPQLPIPGENNSKLSKNETRVTYDTSNQQLVGPGKNGMDLYFDQALDYMGKHPVATGFGAFLTLYVVAGAYKSISTRISGGSASKAFLKGGFDSKMNAKEAFQILNLNEANLNKKKLKEVHRRIMLANHPDKGGSPYVATKINEAKDFLEKKVLRK, translated from the coding sequence ATGAGCGGTAACGGTGTTAACGATAGAAATGTGCTAGAAGTACCACAGCTGCCCATTCCGGGCGAGAACAACTCGAAGTTGTCGAAAAATGAGACCAGAGTGACATATGATACGTCCAATCAGCAGCTGGTTGGACCGGGGAAGAACGGAATGGACCTGTATTTCGATCAGGCGCTGGATTACATGGGCAAACATCCCGTGGCGACTGGATTTGGCGCCTTTTTGACGCTGTATGTGGTTGCAGGTGCTTACAAGTCTATCAGCACGAGGATTAGTGGTGGGAGTGCTTCTAAGGCGTTCCTCAAGGGTGGTTTCGACTCTAAGATGAACGCCAAGGAGGCGTTCCAGATTTTGAACCTGAACGAGGCGAATctcaacaagaagaagctgaaggaggTGCATAGAAGAATAATGTTGGCGAACCACCCCGATAAAGGTGGATCGCCCTATGTGGCCACCAAGATCAACGAGGCAAAGGATtttctggagaagaaagttttGAGGAAATGA